In Stieleria varia, one genomic interval encodes:
- a CDS encoding EAL and HDOD domain-containing protein, whose translation MDRALVGRQPIFSSSLDVYGYELLFRSGEENSARFCEGDRATANVILNTFTDIGLETLAGSKCAFINLTRNLLLARHLSCLPADRVVLEVLEDIQPDRHVLAAVAEYSELGYTIALDDFIYREELEPLIDLADIVKVEFPAIPSNELADHISKLRDRGIQTILAEKIETQEEFERCRELGCDLFQGYFFCKPQVISGRRVNSNIASVVRLLSALQDPDITTERVEEVIQTDANLSYKLLQFVNSANAATRRRIDSLRQATALMGIQRLRSLVSMMLLSNVDETKPNELINIALMRAKMCELLAIQAGEDRPERFYTLGLFSTLDALLDQPMSEIVKMLPLTNDTNDALLNRSGTLGDVLSCVINYESGNVTTLANVNRAQVAQTYEETLQWLTTNSLRA comes from the coding sequence ATGGACAGGGCTCTTGTTGGACGCCAACCGATCTTTTCCTCCTCTCTGGACGTCTACGGATACGAGTTGCTCTTTCGATCTGGCGAAGAGAACTCGGCTCGCTTTTGCGAGGGGGATCGTGCGACAGCAAATGTCATTTTGAATACATTCACTGACATCGGATTGGAGACGCTGGCGGGTTCCAAGTGTGCGTTCATCAATCTGACTCGCAATCTGCTGCTCGCTCGGCATTTGAGCTGCTTGCCCGCTGATCGAGTGGTCCTAGAGGTACTGGAAGACATCCAGCCAGACCGTCATGTTCTGGCGGCGGTCGCCGAGTACTCAGAGTTGGGTTACACGATCGCATTGGACGATTTCATTTACCGCGAGGAGTTGGAGCCGTTGATCGATTTGGCGGACATTGTCAAGGTTGAGTTCCCAGCCATCCCATCAAATGAACTGGCGGATCACATTTCCAAGCTCCGGGACCGTGGGATTCAGACGATCTTGGCAGAGAAGATTGAGACGCAGGAAGAGTTTGAGCGATGCCGTGAGCTGGGCTGTGATCTTTTCCAAGGCTACTTTTTCTGCAAACCGCAGGTGATCAGTGGTCGCCGGGTCAACAGTAACATCGCGTCCGTTGTTCGATTGCTATCCGCGCTGCAGGATCCGGATATCACGACGGAAAGAGTCGAGGAGGTGATCCAAACGGACGCCAACCTATCCTACAAACTGCTACAGTTTGTGAACTCAGCCAATGCGGCGACGCGTCGAAGGATCGATTCGCTGCGGCAAGCAACTGCATTGATGGGAATCCAGCGTCTGCGTTCGCTGGTCTCGATGATGCTGTTGTCCAATGTGGACGAAACCAAGCCGAATGAGCTGATCAACATCGCATTGATGCGGGCGAAGATGTGCGAGCTGCTGGCGATTCAAGCCGGCGAGGACCGCCCCGAGCGATTCTATACGCTCGGATTATTCTCCACCCTGGATGCACTGTTGGATCAGCCGATGAGCGAGATCGTCAAGATGTTGCCATTGACGAACGATACCAACGATGCGTTACTGAATCGATCCGGGACTTTGGGAGATGTATTGTCCTGTGTGATCAATTATGAATCGGGCAACGTGACGACATTGGCAAATGTGAATCGTGCGCAAGTTGCTCAGACTTATGAAGAAACGCTGCAGTGGCTGACGACGAATTCGCTGCGTGCGTGA
- a CDS encoding FAD-dependent oxidoreductase codes for MNIAVVGSGIAGTAVAWQLADQGHLVTLFEQAGKCGPIGAGILLQPSGQAVLARLGVLDEVALKTAKISNLLAQHRSGRTLVHLPYKKVSGELFGLGVLRSHIFQILFDRCANAGVQIREGQLITSYVATDDGVELIGNDGESKGSFDLLIAADGSRSRLREHSGLTRSIREYPDAALWTIGPYSGPQDRLLQVVGRCGRLMGLLPVGDGRCSFFWGLKKTDEPSVRANGLDAWKRQVVDFFPLAEEAIAEIKSLAEVTYATYLNSRMHRVTQGRVAFIGDAAHATSPHLGQGLNLALVDAAVLAEQMSIHADYRDAYAAYETLRRSTTGYYSVLTGMLTPFFQTSNRVLQFGRDVSLPVMPHLPYVGKQMVYTMAGLKTGWLGVARGA; via the coding sequence ATGAACATTGCTGTGGTGGGGAGCGGGATTGCGGGAACGGCAGTGGCTTGGCAGCTGGCTGATCAGGGGCACTTGGTGACGCTTTTTGAACAGGCGGGCAAATGTGGTCCGATTGGAGCAGGCATTTTGTTGCAGCCTAGCGGACAGGCGGTACTGGCGCGGTTGGGAGTGCTGGATGAAGTGGCGCTGAAGACGGCGAAGATCAGCAACTTGCTGGCACAGCATCGGTCGGGCCGCACACTGGTGCATCTGCCTTACAAAAAGGTCTCTGGCGAATTGTTCGGACTGGGCGTGCTGCGCAGTCACATCTTTCAAATTCTGTTTGATCGGTGCGCAAACGCGGGCGTGCAGATTCGCGAAGGGCAACTGATAACCAGCTACGTGGCGACGGACGATGGCGTTGAACTGATCGGAAACGACGGTGAGAGTAAAGGCAGTTTTGATCTATTGATCGCGGCGGATGGATCTCGGTCGCGACTGCGTGAGCACTCTGGTTTGACGCGATCGATTCGCGAGTATCCGGACGCAGCGTTGTGGACGATCGGTCCTTACTCGGGGCCGCAGGATCGACTGCTGCAGGTCGTGGGACGATGCGGACGGTTGATGGGGTTGTTGCCAGTGGGAGATGGACGCTGCAGCTTCTTTTGGGGTTTGAAAAAGACCGACGAGCCAAGCGTGCGAGCAAACGGATTGGACGCTTGGAAACGTCAGGTGGTTGATTTTTTTCCGTTGGCGGAAGAAGCGATTGCGGAGATCAAATCGCTTGCGGAAGTGACGTACGCGACCTATCTCAATAGTCGGATGCACCGCGTAACGCAGGGGCGGGTGGCCTTCATCGGCGACGCGGCCCACGCGACGAGTCCGCACTTGGGGCAGGGATTGAATTTGGCGTTGGTGGATGCGGCGGTGTTGGCCGAGCAAATGTCGATTCATGCAGACTACCGAGATGCGTATGCCGCCTATGAAACTTTGCGTCGATCAACGACGGGCTACTACAGCGTATTGACCGGGATGTTGACGCCCTTTTTCCAAACCTCAAATCGTGTGTTGCAATTCGGGCGTGACGTTTCGCTGCCCGTGATGCCGCATTTGCCTTATGTTGGAAAGCAAATGGTTTATACGATGGCGGGGCTAAAAACTGGCTGGCTTGGCGTCGCTCGCGGAGCTTAG
- a CDS encoding esterase/lipase family protein, whose protein sequence is MKVLLIHGFAANSLAMWYLRYKLSRLGYDPLIWSYPSLRRSINHHADRLRHDLQSIDDAGTPFHLVAHSMGSIVVRSAFHQEQTVSAGSLQGRFVQLNRIVMLAPPNHGSPRAGRAAKYFGRFLKPIDELSDHPDSFVNSLPILLAERTGIIAASKDRVVPIASTHLVDEADHVTLPCQHNTLLRSATAVHLIDNFLTHGRFERNS, encoded by the coding sequence GTGAAAGTCCTCCTGATTCACGGCTTCGCTGCCAACTCGCTCGCAATGTGGTACTTGCGATACAAGTTGTCGCGATTGGGATACGATCCGCTCATCTGGTCTTATCCTTCGTTAAGACGTTCGATCAACCACCACGCGGATCGACTTCGTCACGACCTGCAATCCATTGATGACGCCGGGACGCCTTTTCACCTGGTTGCCCACAGCATGGGGTCGATCGTCGTTCGCTCCGCGTTCCATCAAGAGCAAACGGTCTCGGCGGGATCACTTCAAGGACGCTTCGTTCAGCTCAATCGGATCGTGATGCTGGCACCACCGAATCATGGCTCCCCACGAGCGGGCAGGGCGGCAAAATATTTTGGCCGCTTCCTCAAACCAATCGACGAACTCTCCGATCATCCCGACAGCTTCGTGAATTCTCTGCCGATCCTGTTGGCCGAACGAACGGGAATCATCGCAGCCTCGAAAGACCGAGTGGTGCCCATCGCCAGCACGCACCTGGTCGACGAAGCAGACCATGTGACCTTGCCCTGTCAGCACAACACCCTACTCCGCTCAGCCACCGCCGTGCACCTGATCGACAACTTCCTCACCCACGGCCGGTTTGAAAGAAACTCGTGA
- a CDS encoding DUF6655 family protein has product MDHVLRAVATACVAWLLVSAVGCGTTRAKIATEQLVMSDAVDKNIQDLDFRPLSGRKVYLDTTYLRQVKGSGFVNAEYVTSGIRQQIVGAGCLIQDASQDADIIIEARIGALGADDHSVTLGIPDNSKLASAVSVLPNAPNLPAVPELAVAKRDVQEAASKIAVFAYDRETREPVWQSGVRHSVSTARDTWVMGIGPFQGGSIRDKTKLVGSKFAFGRRSERGSPTDIYERPPVDYTAETRFNQGHPVFAGDDASDGMIGTLPSPDEPPEAADAPEAQIAENDLGTKLSDVDVQ; this is encoded by the coding sequence ATGGATCATGTACTAAGAGCTGTTGCGACAGCGTGCGTCGCATGGCTATTGGTCAGCGCTGTCGGATGCGGCACGACTCGAGCCAAAATAGCGACCGAACAGTTGGTCATGAGCGACGCGGTGGACAAAAATATCCAGGACCTCGACTTTCGCCCATTGAGCGGACGGAAGGTCTATCTGGACACGACGTACCTACGCCAAGTCAAGGGAAGTGGGTTCGTCAACGCCGAGTATGTGACCAGCGGAATCCGCCAACAGATCGTCGGCGCAGGATGCTTGATTCAAGACGCATCTCAGGACGCGGACATCATCATCGAAGCAAGAATCGGCGCGCTGGGAGCGGACGATCACAGTGTCACCTTGGGCATCCCCGACAACAGCAAACTGGCGTCTGCGGTTTCGGTGCTGCCCAACGCACCGAACCTGCCTGCCGTCCCCGAGTTGGCGGTTGCGAAACGCGATGTCCAAGAAGCCGCTTCAAAGATCGCCGTGTTTGCTTACGATCGAGAAACACGAGAGCCCGTCTGGCAATCGGGAGTCCGGCACAGTGTCTCCACCGCGCGTGACACTTGGGTGATGGGAATCGGGCCTTTTCAAGGAGGCTCGATTCGCGACAAAACCAAGTTGGTCGGCAGTAAATTTGCCTTCGGCCGTCGAAGCGAGAGAGGCTCGCCGACGGACATCTACGAACGACCACCGGTCGATTACACCGCCGAAACGAGGTTTAATCAAGGTCATCCTGTCTTCGCCGGAGACGACGCAAGCGATGGAATGATCGGAACCCTGCCATCACCAGATGAACCACCAGAGGCGGCGGATGCGCCGGAAGCTCAGATCGCAGAAAACGATTTGGGCACCAAGCTCTCGGATGTGGATGTCCAGTAG
- a CDS encoding fused MFS/spermidine synthase, with protein sequence MIEGKAEGNAAPSKFACLLFISGACALVYQVVWIRELRLVFGATTSSSAAVLAIFMAGLGIGNVVLGRRIEGTLKPVRFYAMLEFGIAIFAAISPWMIDIARYAYVSVGGQSSLGIGLATMIRLVASAAILAAPTFLMGGTMPAAALAVSVDSDARRKGVAMIYALNTLGAVTGAGLANFVLIEWLGNRSVLWSACFINLLLAVTAIRYSSQLIAIPHTRSAVNPRNAKQAVDEDGAIDQGTENRLPLVCISAAVVGFVFFLMEIVWYRMLGPLLGGTTYTFGLILCVALLGIGVGGALYNLFVRWGKPTLPLLSITCLLEACFIAVPLWFGDQVAMWVLQQQNEVIDSFVDQVWNWFQIASFVILPASIVAGFQFPLLIAVAGKGRQHVAKHVGWTFASNTVGAICGSLAGGFLLMPILTAPGIWRAAIIVLVVWGMVVVTYSRLSRKLFLPFFAFGAVLLLVAIQAEGPTAVWRHAGIGAGRADLEGVGRNAEKNFINAKRRQCIWEAEGVESSVAITATDSLSFIVNGKNDGNAYNDAGTQVGLGLLGPLLHLSPKRGLVIGLGTGETAGWMAACEEVESVDVVELEPVIMHMAEQCRAMNKDALANPKVQTHFNDAREFLLSGRGAYDVIVSEPSNPYRVGIANLYTTEFYSSALDRLTEDGIFLQWLQAYEVDDRTVAIVLKTLRTVFPHVEVWRAKSRDLVLVCGKSRFPIWDDEAFIRRRTQLPAIREGLNLGWRVDDLEGVIAHYVCGLKTVEKWTNDEDIPVNSDDRNLLEYAFAKSLGQKTRFSSEALHRLARTMGDSTPLSKDCLDLKQIARRQLAMNLYLGHEVPAESKNSDDQQLRSEAYRSYLTQNYQEAARLFGGINVDFGCPIERLVYSHTLAETGTSLPTDLMDVLRISNAGEAAAIETVSYMKRNERELGRKAILATILQMQSSPWGSRQLFESVLRNAVDAASTDIDFARLLFSQLKEPFSMYRLEDMRLLTRYVISENLGQAEMIDALSHFEPYVPWKEWLLEERAALYTREGSPFAGRADADLQQFRTWAQR encoded by the coding sequence TTGATTGAAGGCAAAGCAGAAGGCAATGCTGCACCGTCAAAGTTTGCTTGCTTGTTGTTCATTTCGGGAGCGTGCGCACTTGTGTACCAAGTCGTTTGGATACGCGAGTTGCGACTCGTGTTTGGCGCAACCACTTCTTCGTCGGCTGCCGTGTTGGCCATTTTCATGGCGGGTTTGGGGATCGGAAATGTCGTTCTGGGGCGGCGAATCGAAGGAACGTTGAAGCCCGTTCGCTTCTATGCGATGCTTGAGTTTGGCATTGCGATCTTCGCTGCGATCAGCCCTTGGATGATCGATATCGCGAGGTACGCCTATGTCTCTGTCGGAGGACAGTCGTCATTGGGTATCGGTCTCGCGACAATGATCCGCTTGGTTGCTTCTGCTGCAATCTTAGCTGCGCCGACGTTCTTGATGGGGGGAACCATGCCGGCGGCAGCACTCGCGGTTTCGGTCGATTCGGATGCGAGACGAAAGGGGGTCGCTATGATCTATGCGTTGAATACGCTTGGTGCGGTGACCGGTGCGGGGCTAGCCAACTTCGTGCTGATCGAATGGCTGGGCAACCGGTCGGTTCTGTGGTCCGCTTGTTTCATTAATCTGCTGCTCGCCGTAACGGCGATTCGCTATTCCAGTCAATTGATCGCGATCCCGCACACGCGTTCTGCTGTGAACCCGAGAAACGCCAAGCAGGCAGTCGACGAGGATGGAGCGATTGATCAAGGCACCGAGAACCGACTTCCGCTCGTTTGTATTTCAGCAGCGGTTGTTGGTTTTGTTTTCTTTTTGATGGAAATCGTTTGGTATCGAATGCTTGGTCCCCTGCTGGGCGGAACCACTTACACGTTTGGATTGATTCTGTGCGTTGCACTGCTGGGCATTGGCGTTGGTGGTGCCCTTTACAATCTGTTTGTTCGATGGGGAAAACCCACACTTCCATTACTGTCAATCACTTGTCTGCTGGAAGCCTGTTTCATCGCGGTTCCACTTTGGTTTGGTGATCAAGTCGCAATGTGGGTGCTTCAACAACAAAACGAAGTGATCGATTCGTTTGTTGATCAAGTGTGGAATTGGTTCCAGATTGCGTCCTTCGTGATTCTTCCAGCATCAATCGTGGCTGGGTTTCAATTCCCACTCTTGATCGCCGTCGCTGGCAAGGGAAGACAACACGTTGCCAAGCATGTTGGCTGGACGTTCGCTTCAAATACTGTAGGCGCAATCTGTGGTTCGCTTGCAGGAGGATTTCTCCTCATGCCTATTCTGACCGCGCCGGGAATTTGGAGGGCAGCGATCATTGTATTGGTGGTTTGGGGGATGGTAGTCGTTACCTATTCGAGGCTATCGAGAAAACTCTTTCTGCCGTTCTTTGCATTCGGAGCCGTACTTTTACTCGTTGCGATTCAGGCAGAGGGACCGACGGCTGTCTGGCGTCACGCTGGAATCGGGGCTGGACGAGCGGACTTAGAAGGCGTCGGACGCAACGCCGAGAAAAATTTTATCAATGCCAAACGTCGGCAGTGCATCTGGGAGGCGGAGGGCGTCGAATCCAGTGTTGCGATTACGGCAACAGATAGCTTGTCATTTATCGTCAATGGAAAGAACGACGGCAACGCTTACAACGATGCCGGAACACAAGTTGGGCTCGGACTGCTGGGTCCATTGCTGCATCTGTCGCCAAAACGTGGCTTGGTCATCGGATTGGGGACGGGCGAAACAGCAGGATGGATGGCAGCATGTGAGGAAGTGGAATCTGTCGACGTCGTTGAGTTGGAGCCAGTGATCATGCACATGGCAGAACAATGCCGTGCGATGAACAAAGACGCACTTGCCAATCCCAAGGTTCAAACTCACTTCAATGACGCGAGGGAGTTCTTGCTATCCGGTCGAGGGGCCTACGACGTCATCGTATCGGAGCCTTCGAACCCATACCGAGTTGGGATCGCAAATCTTTATACGACTGAGTTCTACAGTTCAGCATTGGATCGACTAACAGAAGATGGAATATTCCTTCAATGGCTTCAAGCGTATGAAGTCGACGACCGAACGGTGGCGATCGTATTGAAGACGCTTCGTACGGTCTTTCCGCATGTGGAAGTCTGGCGAGCCAAGTCGCGGGATCTTGTTTTGGTTTGTGGAAAGTCCCGATTTCCGATCTGGGACGATGAAGCGTTCATTCGAAGGCGAACCCAACTGCCGGCGATCCGTGAAGGACTAAATCTCGGGTGGCGAGTCGACGATCTCGAAGGTGTCATCGCTCACTACGTCTGTGGTCTCAAGACTGTCGAGAAGTGGACCAACGACGAAGACATTCCGGTCAACTCTGATGATCGGAATCTACTTGAGTATGCGTTTGCGAAATCATTAGGCCAAAAGACGCGATTCTCTAGTGAGGCTTTACATCGACTTGCCCGAACCATGGGCGATAGTACGCCGCTATCGAAGGACTGTTTGGATCTGAAGCAAATCGCTAGGCGACAACTCGCCATGAATCTGTACTTGGGTCATGAGGTTCCTGCAGAATCGAAGAATAGCGACGATCAGCAACTCAGATCAGAGGCATATCGATCCTATCTAACACAAAACTATCAGGAAGCCGCAAGACTCTTCGGTGGAATCAACGTCGATTTTGGCTGTCCAATCGAACGCTTGGTCTATTCTCATACCTTGGCCGAAACCGGCACCTCGCTTCCGACCGACTTGATGGATGTCTTGCGAATCAGTAACGCGGGTGAGGCGGCGGCCATTGAGACAGTCAGCTACATGAAACGCAACGAGAGAGAATTGGGACGCAAAGCGATCTTGGCGACGATTCTGCAAATGCAAAGTAGTCCGTGGGGTAGCCGCCAACTTTTTGAGTCCGTTCTTCGAAATGCCGTCGACGCTGCCTCAACCGACATCGACTTTGCGAGACTGCTGTTTTCTCAGCTAAAAGAACCCTTCTCGATGTATCGTTTGGAAGACATGAGGTTGTTGACGCGGTACGTGATTTCCGAAAATCTTGGCCAAGCCGAGATGATTGATGCGTTGAGCCATTTTGAGCCATACGTTCCTTGGAAAGAATGGCTCTTGGAGGAGAGAGCAGCGTTGTATACCCGCGAAGGTTCTCCTTTTGCAGGACGTGCCGACGCAGATTTGCAGCAATTCCGAACGTGGGCTCAGCGGTAG